A part of Magnetospirillum sp. ME-1 genomic DNA contains:
- the dapB gene encoding 4-hydroxy-tetrahydrodipicolinate reductase — MRIGIVGCAGRMGRMLMEAVLAAEGCRLSGGTERAGTEFIGRDLGVLLGRESVGASVGSDPAALFAASDAVIDFTAPAATLAHAALAAEQGKVLVVGTTGLAKDDEARLAEAAKRAPIVYAPNFSVGVNLLMALTERAASILGEDYDIEIVEMHHRHKVDAPSGTALGLGRSAALGRQKPLDSVWCKSRDGHTGARPKGEIGFATLRGGDVVGDHTVMFAAEGERVELTHKASSRAVFAKGAVRAARWAADRQPGLYSMRDVLGL; from the coding sequence ATGAGGATCGGAATCGTCGGATGCGCCGGACGCATGGGCCGGATGCTGATGGAGGCGGTGCTGGCCGCCGAGGGGTGCCGGCTGTCGGGCGGCACCGAACGGGCCGGAACCGAATTCATCGGCCGCGACTTAGGCGTTCTGCTGGGCCGCGAATCGGTGGGCGCCTCGGTGGGCTCGGACCCGGCGGCCCTGTTCGCCGCCTCGGACGCCGTCATCGACTTCACCGCGCCGGCCGCCACCCTGGCCCATGCCGCCCTGGCCGCCGAACAGGGCAAGGTTCTGGTGGTGGGCACCACCGGCCTCGCCAAGGACGACGAGGCCCGGCTGGCCGAGGCGGCCAAGCGCGCCCCCATCGTCTACGCCCCCAATTTCAGCGTCGGCGTCAACCTGCTGATGGCGCTGACCGAGCGCGCCGCCTCCATCCTGGGCGAGGATTACGATATCGAAATCGTCGAGATGCACCACCGTCACAAGGTGGACGCGCCCTCGGGCACGGCGCTGGGCCTGGGCCGCTCGGCCGCGCTCGGCCGGCAGAAGCCTCTCGATTCCGTGTGGTGCAAGAGCCGCGACGGCCATACCGGGGCGCGGCCCAAGGGCGAGATCGGCTTCGCCACCCTGCGCGGCGGCGACGTGGTGGGCGACCACACCGTGATGTTCGCCGCCGAGGGGGAACGGGTGGAACTCACCCACAAGGCCTCGTCCAGGGCGGTGTTCGCCAAGGGCGCGGTGCGCGCCGCCCGCTGGGCGGCCGACCGCCAGCCGGGGCTTTATTCCATGCGCGACGTGCTGGGGCTTTGA
- a CDS encoding DUF5310 domain-containing protein — MSEEQKAPEPQIRRRYKEWEHTSPEEVAFSRKVFYGMMTVLAILLGALVYGALR; from the coding sequence ATGAGCGAAGAGCAGAAGGCCCCGGAGCCACAGATCAGACGCCGCTACAAGGAGTGGGAGCACACCTCGCCCGAGGAAGTGGCATTCTCGCGCAAGGTGTTCTACGGCATGATGACCGTGCTGGCGATTCTGCTGGGGGCGCTGGTCTACGGGGCGCTAAGATAG
- a CDS encoding helix-turn-helix domain-containing protein: MTDTAETIRELRLQRAWSQEQLAEIAGISARTVQRLEQGQVAALETLKALAAAFNMPIDRLRGGSDPLAKDDAMTETAVPLPTPRDPQRTFRRHLLVFAGVMSGLAALNLFHNPDHLWVIYPALGWGVPLAIKALSLRSSPPTTG, encoded by the coding sequence ATGACCGATACCGCCGAAACCATCCGTGAGCTGCGCCTGCAACGCGCCTGGTCCCAAGAACAGCTGGCCGAGATCGCGGGCATCAGCGCCCGCACCGTCCAGCGGCTCGAACAGGGCCAGGTGGCCGCGCTGGAAACGCTGAAGGCCCTGGCGGCGGCCTTCAACATGCCGATCGATCGCCTTCGGGGAGGGTCAGACCCCCTCGCCAAGGATGACGCCATGACCGAAACCGCCGTACCCTTGCCTACCCCCCGTGATCCCCAAAGGACGTTCCGCCGCCACCTTCTGGTGTTCGCCGGCGTGATGAGCGGGCTGGCCGCCCTCAACCTCTTCCACAACCCGGATCATCTCTGGGTGATCTATCCGGCCCTGGGCTGGGGCGTCCCGCTGGCCATCAAGGCCCTGTCCCTGCGCTCCTCGCCGCCGACCACCGGCTGA
- the grpE gene encoding nucleotide exchange factor GrpE: MTQDQTAEQMPAAEEAAPGPAAESAAPPAAESDRIKELEAEIARLKNDVLYAKAETENTRRRLEQQAEDRGKYAVSNIAKDVLSVADNLRRALDSVPATARDGNESLAALTTGVEMTERELLATFERYGIKPVAAQGERFDPNLHQAMMEMEDPSQIEGTVVLVMQAGYTLHDRLLRPALVGVAKGGPKSGGNNVDTSA, translated from the coding sequence ATGACCCAGGATCAGACCGCCGAGCAGATGCCCGCCGCCGAGGAGGCCGCCCCCGGCCCGGCCGCCGAATCCGCTGCGCCGCCGGCCGCCGAATCCGACCGGATCAAGGAGCTGGAGGCGGAAATCGCCCGCTTGAAGAACGACGTTCTTTATGCCAAGGCCGAGACCGAGAATACTCGCCGCCGCCTGGAGCAGCAGGCCGAGGACCGCGGCAAGTACGCCGTCTCCAACATCGCCAAGGACGTGCTGTCGGTGGCCGACAACCTGCGCCGGGCGCTGGATTCCGTGCCGGCCACGGCGCGCGACGGCAACGAATCCCTGGCGGCGCTGACCACCGGCGTCGAGATGACCGAGCGGGAATTGCTGGCCACCTTCGAGCGCTACGGCATCAAGCCGGTGGCGGCCCAGGGGGAACGGTTCGACCCCAACCTGCATCAGGCCATGATGGAAATGGAAGACCCCAGCCAGATCGAGGGCACCGTGGTGCTGGTGATGCAGGCAGGCTACACGCTGCACGACCGCCTGCTGCGTCCCGCTTTGGTGGGCGTCGCCAAGGGCGGCCCCAAGAGCGGCGGCAACAACGTCGATACCAGCGCCTGA
- the hrcA gene encoding heat-inducible transcriptional repressor HrcA, with translation MVRTKGPVITELNDRSREIFRQIVESYVETGEPIGSRTLSRRLTLGLSPATIRNVMADLEDFGLLYAPHTSAGRLPTQAGMRLFVNGLLEVGRMAESERSAIDAQCKAAGRSMEQVLGEALGALSGLSRCAGVVVAPKIQRTLKHVEFVWLGRNRALVVLVTEDGMVENRILDLPDGVEMSTLIEAGNYLNARLAGRSLDEVREEITAELEHQRTLLDSLTKRVIEAGLATWAGGESNSALIVRGQSHLLEDVTAVEDLERIRGLFEALETSEQFLRLVDLTRVADGVQIFIGAESELFGVTGCSMVVAPYRDSRERIVGAIGVIGPQRINYARIIPMVDYTARVIGRLIGQPT, from the coding sequence ATGGTACGGACCAAGGGCCCCGTCATCACCGAGCTGAACGACCGATCGCGGGAAATCTTCCGCCAGATCGTGGAATCCTATGTGGAAACCGGCGAGCCCATCGGCTCGCGCACCCTGTCGCGCCGCCTCACCCTGGGCCTGTCGCCGGCCACCATCCGCAACGTCATGGCCGATCTGGAAGATTTCGGCCTGCTTTACGCACCCCATACCTCGGCCGGGCGGCTGCCCACCCAGGCGGGCATGCGGCTGTTCGTCAACGGCCTGTTGGAAGTGGGTCGCATGGCCGAATCCGAGCGCTCGGCCATCGACGCCCAGTGCAAGGCGGCGGGCCGCTCCATGGAGCAGGTGCTGGGCGAGGCCCTGGGCGCGCTGTCGGGTCTGTCGCGCTGCGCCGGCGTGGTGGTGGCGCCCAAGATCCAGCGTACGCTCAAGCACGTGGAATTCGTCTGGCTGGGCCGCAACCGCGCCCTGGTGGTGCTGGTCACCGAGGACGGCATGGTGGAGAACCGCATCCTCGACCTGCCCGACGGCGTCGAGATGTCCACCCTGATCGAGGCCGGCAACTACCTCAACGCCCGGCTGGCCGGGCGTTCCCTGGACGAGGTGCGCGAAGAGATCACCGCCGAGCTGGAACACCAGCGCACCCTTCTCGATTCGCTCACCAAACGGGTGATCGAGGCCGGGCTGGCCACCTGGGCGGGGGGTGAAAGCAATTCGGCGCTCATCGTGCGCGGCCAGTCCCATCTGCTGGAAGACGTGACCGCCGTCGAGGACTTGGAACGCATCCGCGGCCTGTTCGAGGCGCTGGAGACCTCGGAACAGTTCCTGCGCCTGGTGGACCTCACCCGCGTCGCCGACGGGGTGCAGATCTTCATCGGCGCCGAGAGCGAGCTGTTCGGCGTCACCGGCTGTTCCATGGTGGTGGCGCCCTATCGCGATTCGCGCGAACGCATCGTCGGCGCCATCGGCGTGATCGGCCCGCAACGCATCAACTACGCCCGCATCATTCCCATGGTCGATTACACCGCGCGTGTGATCGGCCGCCTGATCGGGCAACCCACCTGA
- the rph gene encoding ribonuclease PH produces the protein MRPSGRAPDQLRTVILETGVSRHAEGSCIARFGDTHVLCTASVEEKVPPFLRNTGKGWVTAEYGMLPRSTHTRTDREAAKGKQSGRTHEIQRLIGRSLRSVTDLTAMGERQIKIDCDVLQADGGTRTASITGAFVALHLAFQRLVRLELLKAVPLTDHVAAISCGIYEGTAVLDLDYPEDSNAQADANFVMTGNGGIVEIQGTAEERPFSRAQFLELTDLAEAGIRQLVEAQKKALGLS, from the coding sequence ATGAGACCGTCCGGCCGCGCCCCCGACCAGCTTCGCACCGTCATCCTGGAAACCGGCGTGTCCCGCCATGCCGAGGGCTCGTGCATCGCCAGGTTCGGCGACACCCATGTACTGTGCACCGCCTCGGTGGAAGAGAAGGTTCCGCCCTTCCTGCGCAACACCGGCAAGGGCTGGGTCACCGCCGAATACGGCATGCTGCCGCGCTCGACCCACACCCGCACCGACCGCGAGGCGGCCAAGGGCAAGCAATCGGGCCGCACCCACGAGATTCAGCGCCTGATCGGCCGTTCGTTGCGCTCGGTCACCGATCTTACCGCCATGGGCGAGCGCCAGATCAAGATCGATTGCGACGTGCTGCAGGCCGACGGCGGCACGCGAACCGCGTCCATCACCGGCGCCTTCGTCGCCCTGCACCTGGCCTTCCAGCGCCTGGTGCGCCTGGAGCTGCTGAAGGCCGTGCCGCTCACCGACCACGTGGCCGCCATCTCGTGTGGCATCTATGAAGGCACCGCCGTCCTCGACCTGGACTACCCCGAGGATTCCAACGCCCAGGCCGACGCCAATTTCGTCATGACCGGCAATGGCGGCATCGTCGAGATTCAGGGCACCGCCGAGGAGCGCCCCTTCTCGCGCGCCCAGTTCCTCGAGCTCACCGACCTGGCCGAAGCCGGCATCCGCCAGCTGGTCGAGGCGCAGAAGAAGGCATTGGGGCTGTCATGA
- the rdgB gene encoding RdgB/HAM1 family non-canonical purine NTP pyrophosphatase: protein MSARRFQGGRLVIASHNAGKVREIGELLAPYGTEVVSAGTLGLPEPDETGDTFVANAELKARAAASASGLPSLADDSGLAVDALAGAPGIFSARWAGEKKDFAFAMAKVQSALGDEKDRTARFVCALALAWPDGHCETFEGVVEGDIVWPPRGENGFGYDPIFLPKGGALTFGEMDAAAKHAISHRADAFAKLVAACFGTRD from the coding sequence ATGAGCGCCCGGCGGTTCCAGGGGGGCAGGCTGGTCATCGCCAGCCACAATGCCGGCAAGGTCCGCGAGATCGGCGAGCTTCTCGCCCCTTACGGCACCGAGGTCGTCTCGGCCGGCACCCTGGGCCTGCCCGAGCCCGACGAGACCGGCGACACCTTCGTCGCCAATGCGGAACTCAAGGCCCGCGCCGCCGCCAGTGCCTCCGGCCTGCCCTCGCTGGCCGACGATTCGGGCTTGGCGGTGGACGCCCTGGCCGGGGCGCCGGGTATCTTCTCCGCCCGCTGGGCGGGTGAAAAGAAGGATTTCGCCTTCGCCATGGCCAAGGTCCAGTCGGCGCTCGGCGACGAGAAGGACCGCACCGCCCGTTTCGTCTGCGCCCTGGCGCTCGCCTGGCCCGACGGCCATTGCGAGACCTTCGAGGGCGTGGTGGAAGGCGATATCGTCTGGCCGCCTAGGGGCGAGAACGGCTTCGGCTACGACCCCATCTTCCTGCCCAAGGGCGGCGCGCTCACCTTCGGCGAGATGGATGCGGCCGCCAAGCACGCCATCAGCCACCGCGCCGACGCCTTCGCCAAGCTGGTGGCGGCGTGTTTCGGGACCAGGGATTGA